Proteins from one Chroococcidiopsis sp. CCMEE 29 genomic window:
- a CDS encoding cation transporter — MSDDCCHKKAGEVSKLRKQQSRVLWTVLLINAVMFVVELGAGIRSASLSLTGDSLDMLGDALVYGSSLLVINQGRKAQARSALLKGSIMFLSAVAVFARASYQLFAQTMPEVRAMSAVGLIALFANLLCLFLLTRHRNDNINMSSVWLCSRNDIIANTSVLGAAFFVFLTNSLLPDLVVGLLLTVVFVKSASKVVSQSWRELQQA, encoded by the coding sequence ATGAGTGATGATTGCTGCCACAAGAAGGCTGGCGAAGTGTCCAAACTCAGAAAACAGCAGAGTAGAGTTTTGTGGACCGTTCTGCTCATCAATGCCGTAATGTTTGTGGTGGAATTAGGAGCTGGTATTAGGTCTGCATCACTTTCGCTGACGGGAGATTCGCTCGATATGCTAGGGGATGCGTTGGTTTATGGTAGTAGTCTTTTAGTCATCAACCAAGGGAGGAAGGCTCAAGCAAGGTCGGCACTGCTCAAGGGGAGCATTATGTTTTTGTCAGCTGTGGCTGTCTTCGCCAGAGCCAGCTATCAGCTATTTGCTCAGACAATGCCAGAGGTGAGGGCAATGAGTGCGGTAGGGTTAATAGCCTTGTTTGCCAACTTGCTGTGTCTATTCTTATTGACTAGACACAGAAACGACAATATTAATATGTCCTCGGTATGGCTTTGTTCTCGCAATGATATCATTGCTAACACTTCTGTTCTGGGAGCTGCTTTTTTCGTATTTCTGACAAACTCTTTGCTACCCGATTTAGTTGTCGGACTTCTGCTCACCGTAGTCTTTGTCAAATCAGCTTCTAAAGTTGTTTCTCAGTCTTGGAGAGAATTACAACAAGCCTAA
- a CDS encoding transposase — MREITKPSTAKCNLDTYTLFLLAEPKYAGCNRLSEILKHVSHDSVNRFLLRERYQPKDLFEEIKPHIQLVGGTLSCDDTVIDKPYSEPNLAELIGYFWSGKHHRIVKGLHLITLYYTDASAKSIPVNYRIYDKREGLTKNDYFRVMITEVLAWGLQPETVTGDAWYSALENLKFLKNREVGFLMGIAKNRKVSTDGKNYTQVQNLEIPDQGLVIHLKNFGRVKVFRRIFKNEAERYYITYLPNSDATEQVSRQEFNESHSIHWGIECYHRALKQLCGVSRFMVRTSEAIKTHIFCSIRAFTKLELMRAEELIENWYELQKNLYLQVAREFILEHLQQKLEVNLHNQSFVNA, encoded by the coding sequence ATCAGAGAGATTACAAAACCATCTACAGCCAAATGCAACCTCGACACTTATACCTTATTCCTGTTAGCTGAACCTAAGTACGCAGGCTGCAACCGCTTGTCAGAAATTCTTAAGCACGTCTCACACGACAGCGTCAATCGCTTCTTGTTAAGGGAAAGATATCAACCTAAAGACTTGTTTGAAGAGATAAAACCACACATTCAATTGGTGGGCGGCACTTTAAGCTGTGACGATACCGTTATTGATAAACCTTATAGTGAGCCAAATTTAGCTGAACTAATTGGATACTTTTGGTCAGGAAAACATCATCGAATTGTTAAAGGGCTTCACCTCATTACCCTGTATTACACCGACGCATCAGCTAAGTCTATCCCAGTTAATTATCGGATCTACGATAAGCGGGAGGGTTTGACAAAAAACGATTACTTTCGAGTAATGATTACGGAGGTTTTGGCTTGGGGCTTGCAGCCAGAAACGGTAACTGGTGATGCTTGGTATTCAGCCCTTGAAAATCTGAAATTCTTGAAAAACCGGGAAGTAGGATTTCTCATGGGTATTGCCAAAAATCGAAAAGTCTCAACTGATGGTAAAAATTACACCCAGGTACAAAATTTGGAAATTCCTGACCAAGGTTTGGTAATACATCTGAAAAACTTTGGGCGCGTCAAAGTATTTCGGAGGATATTCAAAAACGAAGCCGAGAGATACTACATTACATACCTACCTAATTCAGATGCTACCGAACAAGTTAGCCGACAGGAATTCAATGAGTCGCACTCAATCCATTGGGGAATTGAATGCTATCACCGAGCCTTGAAACAACTGTGTGGAGTTTCGCGGTTTATGGTCAGAACAAGTGAGGCTATTAAAACTCACATTTTTTGTTCAATCCGAGCCTTTACTAAGTTAGAGTTAATGCGAGCTGAAGAACTAATTGAAAACTGGTACGAATTACAAAAGAATTTGTACCTACAGGTGGCAAGGGAATTCATTCTAGAACACCTCCAGCAGAAACTTGAAGTGAATTTACATAATCAGTCTTTTGTCAATGCGTAA
- a CDS encoding transposase, giving the protein MSTILAHAQGLVYTLLSMMPSPYQQKSLQAMLGLFLQAQGHPLPQHSKAKSASALSRFLNVYSWSTRKLIRTTRQIALKRIISQCHKGRRPFLQVIIDLTTLEKRGKFKAFEQLVRVYHGKRGLHLVVLYLVVGRWRLPWNFRVWRGKGTASPTQLGLKLIKSLPQALTKHFQVIILVDTAFGSVEFLHAARQLKYHVIAGVRCDRKLLDKRCVADLSKRGQQVRLVGLKFPVSVSWYYLKRDNGNLEKRFVLSTKPLKGSTITWWGKRRWQIEGWFKTAKHRFGLHRFGQGTLLGVYRWLVLSLIAYLLAHWAYLSTNTTDLPDWGAAALLALQAFLPQLVLFLLLLEIERLRPLCCAQGIDIQFTRCKM; this is encoded by the coding sequence ATGTCAACCATCCTTGCCCACGCCCAAGGGTTAGTTTACACCCTGCTATCGATGATGCCGAGTCCCTACCAGCAAAAGAGTCTGCAAGCAATGTTGGGATTATTTTTACAAGCACAAGGGCATCCCTTACCGCAGCACAGTAAAGCTAAGTCTGCCAGTGCTTTAAGTCGGTTTCTCAACGTCTACTCTTGGTCAACTCGAAAGCTAATTCGCACAACTCGACAAATAGCACTTAAACGAATCATCAGTCAGTGTCACAAAGGGCGCAGACCCTTTCTACAAGTGATTATTGACCTGACTACCCTAGAAAAAAGAGGTAAATTCAAAGCTTTTGAGCAATTGGTACGGGTGTATCATGGCAAGCGAGGACTACACCTAGTCGTACTATATTTAGTTGTTGGACGTTGGCGGCTGCCCTGGAACTTTCGTGTTTGGAGGGGCAAAGGTACTGCTTCACCCACGCAGTTAGGATTAAAACTAATAAAAAGTTTACCTCAAGCATTGACTAAACACTTTCAAGTCATCATTCTCGTAGATACTGCATTTGGAAGTGTAGAGTTTTTACACGCTGCACGCCAGTTAAAATATCATGTCATTGCTGGTGTACGTTGTGACCGAAAGCTACTAGACAAACGTTGTGTTGCGGATTTATCTAAGCGAGGGCAACAAGTACGGCTTGTCGGTTTGAAGTTTCCCGTCTCAGTATCTTGGTATTATCTCAAACGCGATAATGGCAACCTAGAAAAACGGTTTGTCTTGTCAACCAAACCGCTTAAAGGCAGTACTATCACATGGTGGGGAAAGCGGCGCTGGCAAATCGAAGGCTGGTTCAAAACTGCCAAGCATCGCTTTGGTTTACATCGCTTTGGTCAAGGTACTCTTTTGGGAGTCTACCGCTGGCTAGTACTGTCGCTGATTGCTTATTTGTTGGCACATTGGGCGTATTTATCTACCAACACCACTGATCTACCTGATTGGGGAGCTGCTGCTCTTTTGGCACTACAGGCTTTCTTGCCCCAGTTGGTTTTGTTTTTGCTTTTACTAGAGATTGAGCGTTTACGACCACTATGCTGCGCACAAGGCATAGACATTCAATTTACTAGATGCAAGATGTGA
- a CDS encoding AI-2E family transporter translates to MSEPPARDFWTQLNNSRLVRYLLLLALGWAIVQILAYFQGVVVIFIFAAILAFLLNYPVQWLERFLPHGIAAVVVFLLSLAIFGGVIGTLGLAVLSQGQQLLNQAPELLSSLLPIVERIENLLGNWNLTVDFEVIEEQIRNQILAGVGFGLAALQTVIFNLLDLILIAVIALFMLLDGEKLWNFVLKILPKQIRGKLTVAIQRNFLGFFLGRLLLSLFYGISVFIILLILQVPYTLILATVAGFFDLIPGIGATIGVVIAAIIVLPQGIWLSLQIIVICVLVQQVEENILMPRIMQGSLNVNPVVMFFGLLIGARVAGLVGVFLSVPITGVIISLFELEEMKGE, encoded by the coding sequence ATGAGCGAGCCACCTGCAAGAGATTTTTGGACTCAACTAAATAATTCCAGGTTAGTTCGCTATCTGCTACTACTTGCTCTTGGCTGGGCTATTGTCCAAATTTTAGCCTATTTTCAAGGGGTAGTTGTAATCTTTATCTTTGCAGCAATTTTGGCATTTTTGCTCAATTATCCTGTGCAATGGCTAGAACGGTTTTTACCCCACGGTATAGCAGCGGTTGTAGTGTTTTTGCTAAGCCTCGCTATCTTTGGTGGTGTTATAGGTACACTCGGTTTAGCTGTTTTATCGCAAGGACAACAATTACTCAACCAAGCACCTGAGTTGTTGAGTTCTCTTTTGCCTATAGTGGAGCGAATAGAAAACTTACTAGGTAATTGGAATCTAACAGTTGATTTTGAGGTAATAGAAGAGCAGATTCGTAACCAAATATTAGCAGGGGTTGGCTTTGGTTTAGCTGCTTTACAAACAGTAATTTTTAATTTACTCGATCTAATTTTGATTGCTGTGATTGCTTTGTTTATGCTTTTAGATGGAGAAAAATTGTGGAATTTTGTCCTAAAAATTTTACCTAAACAGATTCGGGGCAAACTAACAGTAGCAATTCAACGTAACTTTTTAGGTTTTTTTTTGGGTCGGCTACTCTTATCATTGTTTTATGGCATTTCTGTATTTATTATTTTGTTAATTTTACAAGTACCCTATACTTTAATTCTAGCAACAGTTGCCGGATTTTTTGACTTAATTCCAGGAATCGGAGCCACAATTGGAGTAGTTATTGCGGCGATAATTGTATTACCTCAAGGGATTTGGCTGAGTCTTCAAATTATAGTAATTTGCGTTTTGGTTCAGCAGGTAGAAGAAAATATATTGATGCCTCGCATCATGCAAGGCTCACTTAATGTTAATCCGGTTGTCATGTTTTTTGGTTTATTAATAGGTGCTAGAGTAGCAGGACTAGTGGGAGTTTTTCTCTCTGTTCCTATTACTGGGGTGATTATTAGTTTGTTTGAACTTGAGGAAATGAAGGGAGAGTAG
- a CDS encoding NB-ARC domain-containing protein: MDLEHALHVANSVVFAKVGRRLSEVEAAILLGALQAQTYEQIAEASGYSLSYIKHNVGPKLWSLLEQAFGEPVSKTNFRGALEHQWRQSLIGATQTQALAVEPTASPPTQSAQTVLHQPQADWGEAMDVTQFYGRTGELQTLEQWIVTERCRVVALLGIGGIGKSALAAKLGQQIQTQFEVVVWRSLQNAPPFEEWLETVLPILLKSQGEDIAVPSSLDGKLLKLMQGLRQKRCLLFLDNAETILSPGQAGQYRVGYEGYGQLFKEIGEVSHQSCLLLTSREKPREFVPLEGKERSVRTLLLQGLSPEAGRELFRDKGIFAGTESEWQRLVTHYHGNPLALKLVAAATQELFNGRVVEVLNYVQQGLAVFDDIRDLLQRQFDRLSEIEQEMIVWLAIDREPNSLVELNQDIVTTVSRRRLPYAIQSLLRRSLIEKEGERFFLQPVVLEYVTDRFVQCVCGEIATRTPERLRTHALIKAQAKDYVREMQKRLIVEPISEQLLIQFGNSQALELQLKTMLVQQQQQAPLQPNYIAGNLLNLLMHLQSDLRGCDFSELTVWQADLRQVNLAGVNFRNADLTTSVFAETLSGIVSVSFNPDGSLLATGDTEGKICLWRVVDGQQVLTLKGHTSWVWAVTFSPDGKTLASCSNDTLIRLWDVQTINFEQPNPANLLEASNSSHLPVTCLNTLRGHFGRVWTIAFSPDGQMLASCCEDQTIRLWNARDGTCLTVLQGHTGGVTSLSFSPNGQMLALASEDASIRLWSVDRGTILKTLSSHTSWVWAVAFSPDGQTLASGSDDCTIRLWEVQTGTCRKILQGHTDWVTSLSFSPDGSMLASGSEDASVRLWSLQDGACFQLLQGHSSCVWAVAFNPDGQTLASGSVDLSVRLWDVQNGTCLKTFQGRTNGVRSVSFSPDGSMLASGGYDALVRLWDWQQETFKALPGHTDWIWAVAFHPHGHMLASASEDQTIRLWNARDGTCCQTLQGHTSWVCAVSFNPNGQMLASGSHDDSVRLWNVQDGTCLKTLHGHTGWVWAVAFSPDGQTLASGSNDQTVRLWDVRDGSCLRTLQGDMGWVFSVAFSPDGQTLATSSSDFSVRFWNVQDGTCLATSHDHTNGCHTSVAFSTNGRILASSGEDQTIRLWDVRDGACQKVLQGHTSPVCSVQFSPVDVSLPSGTSPILVSGSQDETIKLWNPTTGECLKTLRADRLYEGMNIRGAQGLTAAQQVTLKALGAVEIGSPKKVGIR, encoded by the coding sequence ATGGATTTAGAGCACGCTTTGCACGTTGCTAATTCCGTAGTCTTTGCCAAAGTGGGTAGACGGCTCAGTGAAGTAGAAGCTGCCATTCTACTGGGAGCCCTACAAGCGCAAACCTACGAGCAAATTGCTGAGGCGTCTGGCTACTCGCTCAGCTATATCAAGCACAACGTCGGTCCTAAACTCTGGAGCCTGCTAGAGCAAGCCTTCGGGGAGCCCGTCAGTAAAACTAACTTTCGAGGGGCGTTAGAACATCAGTGGCGTCAGTCGCTGATTGGTGCGACCCAAACCCAGGCCCTAGCAGTTGAGCCGACTGCCTCACCTCCAACCCAGTCTGCTCAAACCGTCCTGCATCAGCCCCAGGCTGACTGGGGAGAGGCCATGGATGTCACCCAGTTCTATGGGCGAACTGGGGAACTGCAGACCCTGGAGCAATGGATTGTGACGGAGCGCTGTCGAGTCGTGGCACTGCTGGGAATTGGTGGAATTGGCAAAAGTGCCTTGGCCGCCAAACTGGGGCAGCAGATTCAAACTCAGTTTGAGGTGGTGGTATGGCGCTCGCTGCAAAATGCTCCGCCGTTTGAAGAGTGGTTAGAAACAGTGCTACCTATCTTGCTAAAGTCACAGGGAGAGGACATTGCTGTGCCGAGCAGCCTGGATGGGAAACTACTGAAGCTGATGCAGGGGTTGCGTCAAAAGCGCTGTTTACTGTTTCTGGACAATGCTGAGACTATTTTGAGTCCAGGGCAAGCCGGACAGTATCGAGTGGGCTACGAAGGATATGGTCAACTATTCAAAGAGATTGGGGAGGTATCCCATCAGAGTTGCTTGCTGCTCACCAGCCGCGAAAAGCCTAGAGAGTTTGTGCCACTGGAAGGTAAGGAACGATCGGTACGAACGCTGCTACTGCAGGGACTGAGCCCAGAAGCAGGACGAGAACTGTTTCGCGACAAAGGAATATTTGCGGGTACGGAATCGGAATGGCAAAGATTGGTGACCCACTATCACGGCAATCCCCTGGCGCTGAAGCTGGTAGCAGCCGCGACTCAAGAACTGTTTAATGGCAGAGTTGTCGAGGTGCTGAACTATGTGCAGCAAGGGTTAGCCGTCTTTGATGACATTCGAGACTTGCTCCAGCGACAGTTCGATCGCTTGTCTGAGATTGAGCAGGAAATGATCGTTTGGCTAGCGATCGACCGGGAACCGAACTCGCTGGTTGAGTTGAATCAGGATATTGTCACCACGGTCTCCAGGCGCCGGCTTCCATACGCAATTCAGTCATTGTTGCGGCGATCGCTGATTGAGAAGGAGGGGGAGCGGTTCTTTCTCCAGCCAGTGGTTCTGGAATATGTGACCGATCGGTTCGTGCAGTGCGTCTGTGGGGAAATTGCTACCCGAACGCCAGAGCGACTCAGAACCCATGCCTTGATCAAAGCCCAGGCAAAAGATTACGTCCGAGAGATGCAGAAGCGTTTGATCGTTGAGCCGATCTCTGAACAGTTGCTGATTCAGTTTGGCAATTCACAAGCCCTTGAGCTACAGTTGAAAACCATGTTGGTGCAGCAACAGCAGCAAGCGCCACTTCAGCCAAACTATATTGCAGGTAACCTGCTCAACCTGCTGATGCATCTGCAAAGCGATTTGCGCGGCTGTGACTTTTCGGAGCTAACCGTATGGCAAGCCGACTTACGGCAGGTCAACCTGGCAGGGGTCAATTTTCGCAACGCCGATCTAACCACATCTGTGTTTGCCGAGACTTTAAGTGGCATTGTGTCAGTCAGCTTTAACCCAGATGGCAGTTTGCTGGCAACAGGCGATACAGAGGGTAAGATTTGCCTGTGGCGAGTGGTCGATGGTCAACAGGTTTTGACATTGAAGGGACATACCAGTTGGGTCTGGGCAGTCACATTTAGTCCCGACGGAAAAACGCTAGCCAGTTGCAGTAATGACACGTTGATTCGGTTGTGGGATGTGCAGACGATCAATTTTGAGCAACCCAATCCTGCAAACCTGCTTGAAGCGAGTAATTCCAGCCATCTGCCAGTCACCTGTCTCAACACTCTGCGGGGTCATTTCGGTCGGGTTTGGACGATTGCCTTCAGCCCGGATGGTCAAATGCTGGCGAGTTGCTGTGAGGATCAAACGATTCGGCTCTGGAATGCACGCGACGGAACCTGCCTCACAGTTTTGCAGGGTCATACGGGTGGAGTCACTTCACTCAGCTTTAGTCCCAATGGACAGATGCTGGCACTTGCCAGTGAAGACGCCTCAATCCGATTGTGGAGTGTCGATCGCGGCACCATCCTCAAAACATTGTCAAGCCATACCAGTTGGGTTTGGGCAGTTGCTTTCAGCCCAGATGGTCAAACGCTCGCCAGTGGTAGTGACGATTGCACCATTCGACTGTGGGAGGTACAGACTGGCACTTGCCGCAAAATACTGCAAGGGCATACTGATTGGGTCACCTCACTCAGCTTTAGTCCGGATGGCTCTATGCTAGCCAGTGGGAGTGAGGATGCCTCAGTGCGATTATGGAGTCTGCAGGATGGAGCTTGTTTCCAACTATTACAAGGTCATAGCAGTTGTGTTTGGGCAGTTGCCTTTAATCCAGATGGTCAAACCCTTGCCAGCGGTAGTGTGGATCTTTCAGTTCGATTGTGGGATGTCCAAAACGGCACCTGCCTCAAGACGTTTCAGGGACGAACCAACGGGGTTCGTTCAGTCAGCTTTAGTCCGGATGGCTCCATGCTAGCCAGTGGCGGTTATGATGCCCTCGTGCGGCTCTGGGATTGGCAGCAAGAAACTTTCAAGGCTTTGCCAGGACACACAGATTGGATCTGGGCAGTGGCGTTTCACCCACATGGTCACATGCTGGCGAGTGCCAGTGAAGATCAAACCATTCGGCTCTGGAATGCACGCGACGGAACCTGCTGCCAAACATTGCAGGGACACACGAGTTGGGTTTGCGCCGTCAGTTTCAACCCCAATGGACAAATGTTAGCGAGTGGCAGCCATGACGACTCAGTGCGGCTCTGGAATGTGCAAGATGGCACCTGCCTCAAAACCCTACACGGACATACGGGTTGGGTTTGGGCAGTCGCGTTTAGCCCAGATGGACAAACCCTTGCGAGTGGTAGCAACGATCAAACTGTGCGGTTATGGGATGTGCGAGATGGCTCCTGCCTCAGAACTCTACAAGGAGATATGGGTTGGGTTTTTTCCGTTGCCTTCAGCCCGGATGGTCAGACTCTAGCAACTAGCAGCTCAGACTTCTCAGTTCGGTTTTGGAATGTACAGGATGGAACGTGCTTGGCAACGTCACACGACCATACCAATGGGTGTCACACATCGGTTGCCTTCAGCACCAATGGTCGTATCCTGGCTAGTAGTGGTGAAGATCAAACCATCCGGCTGTGGGATGTCCGAGACGGTGCTTGCCAGAAAGTACTGCAAGGGCACACCAGTCCGGTCTGTTCTGTTCAGTTTAGTCCAGTTGACGTTAGCCTACCATCCGGTACAAGTCCGATTTTGGTCAGTGGGAGTCAGGATGAAACCATTAAGCTGTGGAATCCTACAACAGGTGAGTGCCTCAAAACTTTGAGAGCCGATCGCCTGTACGAAGGCATGAACATTAGAGGTGCTCAAGGATTAACCGCCGCACAGCAAGTAACGCTGAAAGCATTAGGGGCAGTCGAAATTGGTAGTCCTAAAAAGGTAGGGATAAGGTAA
- a CDS encoding hydrolase, with product MSKNPKIGLEGLLRPEDSILVLIDHQPYQFTNLNSHEPTMIINNVIGLAKSAKVFNVPTILTTVIEKRGGYIIKGLQDVFPDQKPINRTFINAWEDPNVTEVVKKSGRKQLILASLWTEICLAMPAIQALGEGYDVFIVTDASGGVTAEAHDMAVRRMVQAGAVPINWMAVLAEWQRDWARTETSAGVSEILLEHGGASAVALAWELQLLATTPPADGKPVQVSNSSIFTGRL from the coding sequence ATGTCTAAAAATCCAAAAATCGGTCTAGAAGGCCTGCTTCGTCCAGAAGATAGCATCCTGGTACTTATTGACCACCAGCCTTATCAGTTCACCAACTTGAACAGCCATGAACCTACGATGATCATTAACAATGTTATTGGTCTTGCCAAATCGGCAAAGGTGTTCAACGTACCAACAATCCTTACCACAGTAATTGAAAAAAGAGGGGGTTATATCATTAAGGGACTACAGGATGTTTTTCCTGATCAAAAACCGATCAACCGCACTTTCATCAATGCCTGGGAAGATCCAAACGTTACAGAGGTCGTGAAGAAAAGTGGTCGCAAGCAACTTATACTTGCTTCACTTTGGACCGAGATCTGTCTCGCAATGCCAGCAATTCAGGCGCTTGGTGAGGGCTATGACGTATTCATCGTTACCGATGCTTCGGGCGGTGTTACTGCGGAAGCTCATGACATGGCTGTTCGCCGTATGGTTCAGGCTGGTGCTGTTCCAATCAACTGGATGGCTGTACTTGCTGAATGGCAACGTGACTGGGCACGCACAGAAACATCTGCGGGTGTATCAGAGATTCTTCTTGAGCATGGCGGTGCTAGTGCGGTGGCCCTGGCATGGGAACTTCAGCTCCTTGCAACAACCCCTCCAGCGGACGGCAAACCTGTCCAGGTCAGCAATTCCTCCATCTTCACGGGTCGATTGTAA
- a CDS encoding IS1 family transposase (programmed frameshift), with translation MNCPYCDQPNRIKYGSRRLKDGTTVQRYLCKNCQKRSNERTGSPMAKLRTPVQVVSQALKMRTEGLGIRATARVLDKSHSTVSCWEQRVADKEKHWSAEAKAGGDITVEGDELYTRVGQNLPPCESKGWTINFLERTSRFWLVAVAGKKDVALFEWATSEAWQWAKDCQFIRWFTDGERRYAKLLWLKASVYLKAKEYSKAFGHRKVWQEGLEVAMKVKASQGRQRIKWIKPEHPYTAISLKSQVPANHNEAHNSALRRRCSAYRRRQNLYAKRVEGLQRTLSMQRLVHNWVQPHWGLTKGSTPAMAMGFYNRPVKMEELLTWTGLPSAGGVVARS, from the exons ATGAACTGCCCCTACTGCGATCAACCCAACCGGATTAAGTATGGCAGTCGTCGTCTTAAAGACGGGACAACTGTACAGCGTTACCTGTGTAAAAACTGCCAGAAACGCTCGAACGAGCGCACAGGTAGTCCAATGGCTAAGCTGCGTACTCCTGTGCAGGTTGTCAGTCAAGCTCTGAAAATGCGAACAGAGGGACTGGGGATTCGGGCAACAGCAAGGGTGTTGGATAAGTCTCACAGCACAGTTAGTTGCTGGGAGCAAAGGGTGGCTGACAAGGAAAAACACTGGTCAGCAGAGGCTAAAGCCGGGGGAGATATTACAGTTGAAGGTGATGAGCTTTACACGCGTGTGGGGCAAAACCTT CCCCCCTGTGAATCAAAAGGGTGGACGATTAACTTTTTGGAGCGCACTAGCCGCTTTTGGTTGGTAGCTGTAGCGGGGAAAAAGGATGTCGCTCTATTTGAGTGGGCAACTAGCGAAGCTTGGCAGTGGGCTAAAGATTGTCAGTTCATTCGCTGGTTCACCGATGGGGAAAGGCGTTATGCGAAGCTTCTATGGCTCAAAGCCAGTGTTTACCTCAAAGCCAAGGAATATTCAAAGGCATTTGGACACCGTAAAGTCTGGCAAGAGGGATTAGAGGTGGCAATGAAAGTCAAAGCGTCGCAAGGGCGGCAACGAATTAAGTGGATCAAGCCAGAGCATCCATACACCGCGATTAGTCTTAAATCTCAAGTGCCTGCCAATCATAATGAAGCTCACAACAGTGCCTTACGACGACGTTGCAGTGCTTATCGACGACGGCAGAATCTTTATGCCAAACGAGTTGAGGGATTACAAAGAACCTTAAGTATGCAGCGCCTTGTACACAACTGGGTTCAACCGCATTGGGGATTAACCAAGGGATCTACTCCAGCTATGGCAATGGGATTTTACAATCGACCCGTGAAGATGGAGGAATTGCTGACCTGGACAGGTTTGCCGTCCGCTGGAGGGGTTGTTGCAAGGAGCTGA
- a CDS encoding glutamate-cysteine ligase family protein has product MSVANRRIGLEQEFFLVDEAGVISNRADEFLQRCQEVAEAAGRSPAYFAPEWVKSMIEINTPPAYSVTELAREYLSNLKLALQVGQELNLRLYPLSTYPLHVMPVIRNKLWYHVQVRTVGYDRFLHAGRCTGTHLHLDLPDGTIEPRVAASYNTTSAAREELLNLYNLATALDVALIALSRACPFYEGRGMNVSAHTVHYRGSQSFGWEGVYTHLQAVGGLQPYAASVEELVELQFARYYAWLEAMDKAGVERQLFFEAGGNLLKAAWNRVRLNPIGTIEMRGTDSNYPEVTLAIATLVYNAADRVRCENLTVRPAEGNRTFELSGNHLSVPEFKYLDGDLLYAAVTEGVKSAEVKAYLDSILEFVVPDGGKGSKYLAKLKSALGEYQTTEAEILQEFPAATAEISRDEGLRLVLKSCDKLEEQVSSLIGKPPLAVLEAKIDVNH; this is encoded by the coding sequence ATGAGTGTAGCAAACCGTCGCATAGGACTTGAGCAAGAATTCTTCCTGGTAGATGAGGCTGGTGTAATTTCAAATCGAGCCGATGAATTTTTACAGCGCTGCCAGGAGGTGGCAGAAGCGGCAGGGCGAAGTCCGGCTTACTTTGCTCCAGAATGGGTAAAGAGCATGATAGAAATCAACACTCCTCCTGCTTACTCGGTTACAGAACTAGCGAGAGAGTATCTGAGTAATCTGAAACTGGCTTTGCAAGTTGGGCAAGAGTTAAATCTCAGGCTCTATCCGCTGTCTACCTATCCATTACACGTAATGCCTGTGATTCGTAACAAGCTGTGGTACCACGTTCAGGTTCGCACGGTAGGGTACGATAGGTTCCTGCACGCTGGAAGATGTACAGGTACTCATTTACATCTAGATCTACCGGACGGAACAATTGAACCGCGGGTAGCGGCATCTTACAATACAACTTCTGCGGCGCGAGAGGAACTGTTGAACCTTTACAACTTGGCAACTGCCTTAGACGTCGCGTTGATTGCTCTTTCGCGTGCCTGTCCGTTTTATGAAGGGCGGGGGATGAATGTTTCAGCTCACACTGTACATTACCGGGGCAGTCAGAGCTTTGGTTGGGAGGGAGTTTATACACATCTACAGGCGGTAGGTGGTCTGCAACCTTATGCAGCTAGTGTGGAAGAATTAGTCGAATTACAATTCGCCCGCTACTATGCCTGGTTAGAAGCGATGGATAAAGCAGGGGTAGAGCGCCAGCTGTTTTTTGAGGCGGGAGGGAACTTGCTAAAAGCTGCGTGGAACCGAGTCCGGCTTAACCCGATTGGCACGATTGAAATGCGAGGGACAGACAGTAACTATCCTGAGGTAACTCTAGCGATCGCTACTCTGGTTTATAATGCAGCAGATCGGGTAAGGTGTGAGAATTTGACGGTTAGACCAGCCGAGGGAAACCGGACTTTTGAATTGAGTGGCAATCATCTCTCTGTACCGGAGTTCAAGTATCTCGATGGAGATCTGCTTTATGCGGCTGTCACTGAAGGAGTTAAGAGTGCTGAGGTCAAAGCTTACCTGGATTCTATTTTGGAATTCGTTGTGCCAGACGGTGGCAAAGGCTCTAAGTATCTTGCCAAACTAAAATCCGCTCTAGGTGAGTACCAGACTACAGAAGCAGAGATTTTGCAGGAATTTCCAGCTGCAACCGCTGAAATTTCGCGGGATGAGGGTTTGCGGCTGGTGCTAAAGTCGTGTGACAAGCTAGAAGAGCAGGTATCTTCCTTAATCGGCAAACCTCCTTTAGCAGTGCTAGAGGCGAAAATTGATGTAAACCACTAG